The genomic DNA TCCAGCGACGCCTCGAGCGTCGGAGCGAAGCCGAGGTGGGACCCGTCCACGCCGACAAGACGGCCGTAGAGCGCCATGCCCTCCAGCGCGAAGCGCCGCAGGTCGATGTCGTGGCCGCCGTCGCGCCCCGTCATGTAGTGGTTCGTCTTCGCGCGCGCGCGCAGCCCGCCCGGGGTGTCCTCCACCGCGACGTCGTAGAGGCCCATCTCCTCGAGCCAGTCGATGCAGTCGCGGCCCCGGTAGCGCCGCGCGCAACGCGGCGCGGAGCCCACGACGAGGTGGACCTGGCGCCCGGCGAGGTGCAGGTCCTCCGCGATCTGCGCGCCGGACTGGCCGGTGCCGACCACGAGCACCGCACCGTCGGGGAGGAGCTCGGGGCTCTTGTACGCCGCCGAGTGCACCTGCACCAGGTCGTCGGGCAGCCGCTCGGCCAGGCGGGGGACCCGGGGCCGGTGGTAGCCGCCGACGGCGACGACCACCTGCTCGGCGTGCAGCACCGAGCGGCCGTCGGGGGAGTCGAGGTCGAGGACGAACCCGCCCCCGGCGCCCTGGCGCAGCTCGACCACCGTGGTCTGCTCGCGCAGCGGCGGCCGGGTGCGCCGCACGTACTCGGCGAGGTAGGCGACCGTCTGCTCACGGGTCATGAAGCCGTACGGGTCGTCGCCGGGGTAGGGGTAGCCGGGCAGGCGGCACTGCACGTTGGGCGTGACGAGGGTGAAGGAGTCCCAGCGCCGGTCCTGCCAGTCGTGGCCGGCGGTCGCGCGCTCGAGCACCACGTGCTCGACGCCGGCCCGCGCGAGGAACCAGCTCGCGCTGAGCCCCGCCTGCCCGCCGCCGACGACCGCGACCTCGACGTGCTCCACGGAAGTCGCCGCGTCGGTCGGAGGGTCGGTCGCGGTCACGGGGCCACCGCCGGCGGGTCCATCGACTCGACCGTGACGAGCCCGTCGGGCTGCTCCTCGGCGACCACGTGGATCGTCGCGAGCGACGCGCGGGCCGCGGTGCAGGGCCGTCCCCACCGGGCGCGGACCCGTTCGCTGGCCTCGGTGAGCGCGGCCTCGGCCCGGCCGACGAAGTCGTCGACCCCGTAGGAGCGGCCGACCTCGAGGTGGTCGTGGACCACCAGCGAGGGCGAGTAGGTCTGCAGCCGTCGCCCGTCGGGCCAGACGGTGGTGAAGGTGAGCTCAGGCATACGCGGGCTCCGGACGCTCGGCGGGGTAGTCGGGCAGGACGGCGTCGAGCCGGTACGCCGACGGGCGGCGGTCACGCAGCGCGTACATGCCCTGGCGCACGGCGGCGAGCTCGGCGTGGACGTCGAGCGTCACCGTGGCGAGCCCGCCGGCGACCCCGGTCTCGGCGCGGACGTCGCCGCCGGGCCCGACGACCTTGGCGTTGCCGACGAAGCGCAGCGAGCCGAAGGTGCCGGTCTGGTTGGACGCCGCCCAGACGACCTGGTTGTCGAGCGCGCGGGCGGCGTCGTAGAGGTCGAAGCGCTTCTTCCAGCGGTCGTCCTCGATCCGGTCGGCCGCGGCCGTGCGCGCCGTCGGCCAGGCCGACAGCGCGGCGATGATCTCCGCGCCGTCGAGGGCCAGGGTGCGCGACGCCTCGGGGAAGGCCTTGTCGTAGCAGATCAGCATCCCGATCCGCCCGACCGGTGAGTCGAAGGCCTCGAAGCGCGAGGCGGCTGAGTAGCTCAGGTTCTCCCCGAGGGGCTGGTGCACCTTGCGGTGCGCGGCCAGGACGCCGTCGCCGGTGAGGGCGACCGCGGTGTTGTAGCGGACCTCCGCGCCGCCCTCCTCCGCCCGCTCGCACAGGCCGAGCAGCACGGTCATGTCGCCGGCCATCGCCGCGACCCGGGCGAGCTCCGGGCCGTCGAGCGCGAACGCCGGGGGCAGGTTCCGTCGGCGGCGGGCGAGGGTCTCCTCGTCGTCGTGGACGCTGCCCAGGCTCGGCAGGTAGCCGCCCAGGCACGCCTCGGGCAGCACGAGCAGGTCGGTGCCGCGCTCGCGGGCCGTGGCGATCGTGCGGGCGATGGTGCCGTAGGCCGCGTCGAGGTCGCGGCCGAACTCGTCGGCGACGACGGTGATCGTGGTCTGGTCGGTGGGGCTCATGCGCGTCCTAGTCCGGTGACGGTGGTGAGGGCGGGGGTGGTGCGGCCGTCCGGCCAATGCAGCCGAACGCCCGCGCCGGTGGTGAGCTCGCCGCAGGCGCGGCTGGTCGCGGGACCAGCGGGTGCGGGTTCGCGGCCCGGCTCGTCGGCGGTGACCATGGCGAAGCCGGGGAAGCAGGTCAGCCAGTCGCCGGTGGTCGCCCCGGCGGGCGTGGGGACGGCGTCGACGTCGAGCACGGCGCCGCAGCCGCTGGCCTCGGCGAGCATCCCGAGCGTGCCGACGAGCCCGGCCATGCTGACGTCCTTGGCCGCGGCGGGCGCGCTGCGGGCCACGAACGAGCCCAGGGCCTGCAGGTCCTCGGTGGTCCGCCCGCTCGTGGAGTCCCACTGGGCGCCGGAGTAGCCGGGGCGCCACCCGCCGCCGAGGTCGGCCGTCACCGTGACGGCGTGGCCCGGCCGGCCGCCCCCGCCGGGGACGGGACGCGGCGTCCGGCCCAGCGCGGTGACCGAGAGCGAGCCGGGCACCCCGAGCTGGGTGTGCCCGCCGACGACGGGCACGTCCCAGGCCGCCGCCGCGGCGGCGACGCCGCGGACGACGCGGCTGGCGAAGCTGGCGTCGCGGGCCCCGACCGCGTCGAGGAGGGCGACGGGCTCGGCGCCGGTGGCGGCCAGGTCGTTGAGGTTGACCAGGACCGCGCACCAGCCGGCCCAGGTCGGGTCGCGCTCGACCATCGACGGCAGGATCGCGTCGGTCGCCGCGACCAGGTCGGAGCCCGGGACGGGAGCGGCGTCGTCGCCGAGGAAGCCGCGCCCGCCGAGGCCGGCCGGTCCGCCGGCGAAGGGTGCGAGCAGCGGTCCGAGCGGCGCCTTGGTGCGTGCCGCCAGCCGGGCGACCCGGTCGACGGGCCAGGTCATGGCGACGTGCGGACGCCCGTACGCGACCTCGTCGCCGATCTCCTCCCACCCGAGCCGTCGGAACAGGGGCGCGTTCGGTCGCTGGACGTGGGCGTCGAACCGGAGGGCGCCGAGCCGCTCGGCGTGCGCGCAGGCCGCCCGGACGAGGGCCGCGCCGACGCCGGCGCCGTGGCCGCGCGCCGGGCGGGCGACGGCCAGCCGGCTCCCGACCCACCAGCCCAGGTCGCGGTCGCCCGTGGCGGGCGCGAGGCGGACGGTGCCGGTCACCACGCCGGCCGGGTCGCGGGCCACGAGCGTGAGCGCGCGGGGGTCGTCGTCGGTGTCGTCCCGGTCGGACCCGGCGAACAGGCCCTGCTCGAGCACGAACGTCGCGTGGCGCAGCCGGCGCGCCGCGTCGAGGTCGGCCCGGTCCTCGGCCACGCCGACCGTGGTGGCGGCCGACGCCGGGGAGCCCGTGGCTCCCCGGGTCAGGACCTCGACGTCGAAGAGCGCCACCTCAGGCGCCCTGCTGCTTCAGCGTGCTGCACGCCCCGCAGGCTGCGCAGCCCGCGCGCTGCCCGTCGGAGGTCATGCCGGCCGCCACCAGGTCGGCGGCCACCCGCCGGGTCACGTCCTCGAGGACGGCCGGGTCGGGTGCCGTGGCACCGTCGGCCTGCGCGAGCGTCCCGGCCAGGGGCCGGAACGGCACGACGAAGGGGTACACGCCCATCGCGATCAGCGCGCGGGCCCCCTCCACGAGCTCGTCGGGGTCCTCGCCCAGGCCCACGAGCAGGTAGGTCGACACCTGGTTGCGCCCGAAGACGCGGACGGCCTCGGCCCAGGCCGCGCGGTACTCGTCCAGGGCGACGCGGGACTTGCCCGGCATCCACCGGCGCCGGACGTCCTCGTCGAGCGACTCGACGTGGATGCCGATGGCGTCGGCGCCCGCCTCGCGGAGCTCGGTGATCGTGGCGAGGTCGCCGGGCGGCTCGCACTGGACCTGGACAGGCAGGTCGGGCACGCGGGCCTTGACCGCCCGCACGCACCGGGCCAGGTGGGTGGCGCCCCGGTCGCGCCCGGCCGAGGTGCCGGTCGTCATGACCATCTGGCGCACCCCGTCGAGCCGGACGGCCGCCTCGGCGACGT from Microlunatus sagamiharensis includes the following:
- a CDS encoding MSMEG_0570 family nitrogen starvation response protein; translation: MPELTFTTVWPDGRRLQTYSPSLVVHDHLEVGRSYGVDDFVGRAEAALTEASERVRARWGRPCTAARASLATIHVVAEEQPDGLVTVESMDPPAVAP
- a CDS encoding MSMEG_0567/sll0787 family protein; translation: MALFDVEVLTRGATGSPASAATTVGVAEDRADLDAARRLRHATFVLEQGLFAGSDRDDTDDDPRALTLVARDPAGVVTGTVRLAPATGDRDLGWWVGSRLAVARPARGHGAGVGAALVRAACAHAERLGALRFDAHVQRPNAPLFRRLGWEEIGDEVAYGRPHVAMTWPVDRVARLAARTKAPLGPLLAPFAGGPAGLGGRGFLGDDAAPVPGSDLVAATDAILPSMVERDPTWAGWCAVLVNLNDLAATGAEPVALLDAVGARDASFASRVVRGVAAAAAAWDVPVVGGHTQLGVPGSLSVTALGRTPRPVPGGGGRPGHAVTVTADLGGGWRPGYSGAQWDSTSGRTTEDLQALGSFVARSAPAAAKDVSMAGLVGTLGMLAEASGCGAVLDVDAVPTPAGATTGDWLTCFPGFAMVTADEPGREPAPAGPATSRACGELTTGAGVRLHWPDGRTTPALTTVTGLGRA
- a CDS encoding MSMEG_0568 family radical SAM protein; the protein is MTTTTRVDLAILGIRGRAPVSRRAGAGPSDDGHLVLDGRSVAVPLNDASPYWLEGDTLLRDGVVVEDVAVEPVRRPRFYDLRTAEGTSYEMLARLHGRDVLATTVVQTCVRYDEAERCRFCAIEASLTAGSTVAVKRPYDLADVAEAAVRLDGVRQMVMTTGTSAGRDRGATHLARCVRAVKARVPDLPVQVQCEPPGDLATITELREAGADAIGIHVESLDEDVRRRWMPGKSRVALDEYRAAWAEAVRVFGRNQVSTYLLVGLGEDPDELVEGARALIAMGVYPFVVPFRPLAGTLAQADGATAPDPAVLEDVTRRVAADLVAAGMTSDGQRAGCAACGACSTLKQQGA
- a CDS encoding MSMEG_0569 family flavin-dependent oxidoreductase, which codes for MTATDPPTDAATSVEHVEVAVVGGGQAGLSASWFLARAGVEHVVLERATAGHDWQDRRWDSFTLVTPNVQCRLPGYPYPGDDPYGFMTREQTVAYLAEYVRRTRPPLREQTTVVELRQGAGGGFVLDLDSPDGRSVLHAEQVVVAVGGYHRPRVPRLAERLPDDLVQVHSAAYKSPELLPDGAVLVVGTGQSGAQIAEDLHLAGRQVHLVVGSAPRCARRYRGRDCIDWLEEMGLYDVAVEDTPGGLRARAKTNHYMTGRDGGHDIDLRRFALEGMALYGRLVGVDGSHLGFAPTLEASLDHADQVAESIKDAIDRHVGATGVEAPTEPRYVPVWRPPTEPDALDLRAAGITSVVWATGFTSDFGWVRVPVFDGRGAVGHHRGVTAVEGLHFLGLPWLHTWGSGRFAGLTRDAEHVVDHVVARAAAGTRPQRHLRLTS
- a CDS encoding carbon-nitrogen hydrolase family protein: MSPTDQTTITVVADEFGRDLDAAYGTIARTIATARERGTDLLVLPEACLGGYLPSLGSVHDDEETLARRRRNLPPAFALDGPELARVAAMAGDMTVLLGLCERAEEGGAEVRYNTAVALTGDGVLAAHRKVHQPLGENLSYSAASRFEAFDSPVGRIGMLICYDKAFPEASRTLALDGAEIIAALSAWPTARTAAADRIEDDRWKKRFDLYDAARALDNQVVWAASNQTGTFGSLRFVGNAKVVGPGGDVRAETGVAGGLATVTLDVHAELAAVRQGMYALRDRRPSAYRLDAVLPDYPAERPEPAYA